One segment of Pontibacter akesuensis DNA contains the following:
- a CDS encoding BamA/TamA family outer membrane protein: MKKHLYFLLLLSCWGFCSDTHAQTAPDSTVAPGGATSIKGLIPIPVVYYTPDTRLGLGAAVIGYIRLKSRTDSTYTRLSTARLLADYTLNKQMDQQLEWNGFTREEKFLLRGELRHRIYTDRFYGIGNETVLEDEGKYGYSLVGLRFAALRNLGHQMFLGLDYQLTNYYSVSQDSISENRESILSSQRIPGYKGGLNSGAGLVFLIDTRDNTAFASSGIMFEASAYRYGSPFGGDFGYQNINLSFSKYKALRPERVLAFNAVVNLNSGEVPVMRLATAGGDRILRGYARNRFLDDNFAGTQLEYRFPLYRRLGLATFAGIGDVFNQTSDLSFSSLKYSIGSGLRYALNKEQKLNIRVDVGYGREGSNFYVVIGEAF, encoded by the coding sequence ATGAAGAAGCATCTCTATTTCCTGCTGCTGCTCAGCTGCTGGGGTTTCTGCTCAGACACCCACGCCCAAACAGCCCCTGACTCCACCGTTGCCCCAGGTGGTGCGACAAGTATAAAAGGCCTGATCCCGATACCGGTAGTTTATTACACCCCGGACACGCGCCTGGGTTTGGGGGCCGCCGTTATCGGGTACATCCGCCTGAAAAGCCGCACCGACTCCACCTATACCCGCCTCTCCACCGCCCGCCTGCTGGCCGACTATACTTTAAACAAGCAAATGGACCAGCAGCTGGAGTGGAACGGCTTCACGCGTGAAGAGAAGTTTCTGCTGCGCGGCGAACTGCGCCACCGCATCTACACCGACCGCTTTTATGGCATTGGCAACGAGACGGTGCTGGAGGATGAGGGCAAGTATGGCTACTCGCTGGTGGGCCTGCGTTTTGCCGCACTCCGCAACCTGGGGCACCAGATGTTCCTGGGCCTCGACTACCAACTGACCAATTACTACAGCGTCAGCCAGGACTCCATCAGCGAAAACAGGGAAAGTATACTTTCATCGCAACGCATACCCGGCTACAAGGGCGGCTTGAACAGCGGCGCAGGTTTGGTGTTTCTGATTGACACCCGCGACAACACTGCTTTTGCCAGCAGCGGCATTATGTTCGAAGCCTCGGCTTACCGCTACGGCTCTCCTTTCGGCGGCGACTTCGGTTACCAGAACATCAACTTAAGTTTCAGCAAGTATAAAGCGCTGCGGCCGGAAAGAGTTCTAGCATTTAATGCCGTGGTGAATCTGAACAGCGGCGAGGTACCCGTGATGCGCCTGGCTACGGCGGGTGGCGACAGAATTCTGCGTGGCTATGCCCGCAACCGCTTCCTGGACGATAATTTCGCCGGCACCCAACTAGAGTACCGTTTCCCGCTGTACCGCCGCTTGGGCCTAGCTACATTCGCTGGCATCGGCGACGTCTTCAACCAGACATCCGATCTTAGCTTCTCCAGCCTGAAATACTCCATCGGCTCCGGCCTGCGTTACGCGCTCAACAAAGAGCAAAAGCTGAACATACGCGTGGATGTGGGCTACGGCCGCGAAGGCAGTAACTTTTATGTGGTAATCGGGGAGGCTTTTTAA
- the nuoL gene encoding NADH-quinone oxidoreductase subunit L produces the protein MELSDLLKPLAATTETTAALVVLLLPLLGFLVLFFLGKRLPRRGDWLSIGLTLGSFILSGWLFLQTWNTATFHCRTTWFNLPASSLTDFTAGILLDNLTVLMLVIVTFISLLVQLFSVGYMHGDKGYSRYFAYLGLFTFSMIGIVVVDNLLLLFMFWELVGLSSYLLIGFWIQKPAAVAANKKAFLFNRVGDIGLLLGLFAFYTYFRTFDLEALRTLVGSGNWESGSFVSSYTLNAQGWIVELGPIFLTLAGLGLFMGCVGKSAQFPLQVWLPDAMQGPTPVSALIHAATMVAAGVYLVARCYAFFTPPALVVIAFVGALTALIGALAALNQNDIKAVLAFSTISQLGYMVMGMGTGAHDAALFHLATHAFFKATLFLNAGIIIHAMHRGLHRHHLHLDAQDIRHMGGLRKALPLTFYIYITATAALVGLPLFSGFLSKDAILSGSWAWAQTMSANGSSLYFVVPIIGFSVVLLTAFYMARHMWFIFFGEFRASFRVQDLRLKAGLEVERVMALPVILLAILSLGIFFSLNPLNFSSSWLLQGISLSRLSNSAILSEGLLQAVRAQDEANHTLHIIFGVLSTLLALVGISWAVLKYKNSTSQQLLQVRPKYKLAQLSHNQFQLNEFYQRAFVQPSLLLAKGLYRTDKRVIDYTLNNGSKALVIFAKIVAWFDRWVVDGLVWLVGALSKVLGRVGRGLQNGKVQSYYAYSLFGFILLMLYIILF, from the coding sequence TTGGAGCTATCCGACCTCTTAAAGCCATTAGCCGCCACAACCGAGACCACAGCCGCACTGGTTGTGCTGTTGCTGCCGCTGCTGGGCTTCCTGGTCTTGTTTTTCCTGGGAAAACGCCTGCCACGCCGCGGTGATTGGTTGAGCATCGGGCTCACGCTAGGGAGTTTTATACTTTCCGGATGGCTGTTTTTGCAAACCTGGAACACCGCCACTTTCCATTGCCGCACCACCTGGTTCAATCTGCCAGCCAGTTCCTTAACAGATTTCACAGCCGGCATTCTGCTCGATAACCTCACGGTGCTGATGCTGGTGATTGTCACCTTTATATCACTGCTGGTGCAGCTGTTCTCAGTTGGTTATATGCACGGCGACAAAGGTTACAGCCGCTATTTTGCCTACCTAGGCCTGTTTACCTTCAGCATGATCGGTATTGTGGTGGTAGATAATTTGCTGCTGCTGTTCATGTTCTGGGAACTCGTGGGGCTATCGTCTTACCTGCTCATCGGTTTCTGGATACAAAAGCCGGCTGCGGTGGCCGCGAATAAAAAAGCATTTCTATTCAACCGTGTGGGCGATATAGGCCTGCTGCTCGGGCTGTTCGCCTTTTATACTTATTTCCGCACTTTTGACCTGGAGGCGCTGCGCACGTTGGTTGGCAGTGGCAACTGGGAAAGCGGCAGTTTTGTTTCCTCCTATACTTTAAATGCCCAGGGCTGGATCGTAGAACTGGGGCCAATTTTTCTGACACTGGCGGGCCTTGGACTGTTTATGGGCTGCGTGGGCAAGTCGGCGCAATTCCCTTTGCAGGTGTGGCTCCCTGATGCCATGCAAGGCCCAACACCCGTTTCGGCACTCATTCACGCGGCTACGATGGTGGCTGCCGGTGTATACTTAGTCGCCCGCTGCTATGCTTTTTTCACGCCGCCCGCGCTGGTGGTGATTGCCTTTGTAGGGGCTCTTACTGCACTGATCGGGGCACTGGCCGCGCTCAACCAGAACGATATCAAAGCGGTACTTGCTTTCTCAACCATTTCACAGTTGGGTTATATGGTAATGGGAATGGGCACGGGCGCGCATGATGCCGCGCTTTTTCACCTGGCCACGCACGCATTTTTCAAGGCGACCCTGTTCCTGAATGCGGGCATCATCATCCATGCCATGCACCGTGGGCTGCACCGCCACCACCTGCACCTCGATGCGCAGGATATCCGCCACATGGGCGGCCTGCGGAAGGCACTGCCGCTCACGTTTTATATCTATATTACCGCCACTGCCGCACTGGTTGGGCTGCCGCTGTTTTCGGGTTTCCTTTCTAAGGATGCTATACTTTCCGGTAGCTGGGCCTGGGCGCAAACCATGAGCGCCAACGGCAGCAGTTTATACTTTGTAGTGCCGATCATCGGCTTTTCGGTGGTGCTGCTCACTGCTTTTTACATGGCGCGGCACATGTGGTTCATCTTCTTTGGGGAGTTCAGAGCCTCTTTCCGCGTGCAGGATTTGCGGCTGAAGGCAGGGCTGGAGGTGGAGCGCGTGATGGCGCTGCCGGTCATTTTGCTGGCCATACTTTCACTCGGGATCTTTTTCTCGCTCAACCCGCTAAACTTCAGCAGCAGCTGGCTTTTGCAGGGCATCAGCTTGAGCAGGCTAAGTAACTCGGCCATACTTTCGGAAGGCTTGCTGCAGGCGGTGCGGGCGCAGGATGAGGCAAACCATACCTTGCATATCATCTTCGGCGTGTTGTCGACGCTGCTGGCGTTGGTGGGTATTAGCTGGGCTGTTCTCAAGTATAAAAACAGTACATCACAGCAGTTGCTGCAGGTCAGGCCAAAGTATAAACTGGCACAGCTGTCGCATAACCAGTTTCAGCTGAACGAATTTTATCAAAGAGCCTTTGTGCAGCCGTCGCTGCTGCTGGCCAAAGGCCTTTACCGCACCGACAAGCGCGTGATCGATTACACCTTGAACAACGGCAGCAAAGCGCTGGTGATCTTTGCTAAAATCGTCGCCTGGTTCGACCGTTGGGTGGTAGACGGGTTGGTGTGGCTGGTAGGGGCGCTGTCTAAAGTGCTGGGACGTGTGGGGCGTGGCCTGCAGAATGGTAAAGTGCAGAGTTACTACGCCTACTCCTTATTTGGTTTTATTTTACTAATGCTATATATCATCCTGTTTTGA
- a CDS encoding amidophosphoribosyltransferase, translated as MSDAIKHECGIALIRLRKPIGYYTEKYGTPMYGINKLYLLMQKQHNRGQDGAGVASIKINTLPGIDYISRFRSVKTRAIDNIFGKIGKEYKDLVEQQPDRADDMEWLWENMPFLGDVYLGHLRYGTHGINSVDNCHPMVRENNWRSRSLAVAGNFNMTNVDEQFQKLLELGQHPKHKSDTVTVLEKIGHFLDEENQMLFDEFKKGDYTNKEITSLIEQNLNLRRVLKRAGKDFDGGYAMAGLTGYGAAFLMRDPNGIRPAYYYIDDEVVVMASEKPAIKTAFGIDYSEIKEVTPGHALIVDKAGNPELVEVTEPREKLSCSFERIYFSRGNDPEIYNERKNMGKLLCPQILDAINYDLKNTVFSYIPNTAETSWLGMMKGIENHLREYRKKEILNKDLTEEQLDEILQFKPRAEKLVIKDAKLRTFITDNDSRDDLVTHVYDTTYEVVKKGVDTLVVLDDSIVRGTTLEKSIIKMLDKLEPKKIIIVSCAPQIRYPDCYGIDMSRMKEFVAFRALLGLLEDRGQLYKMEETYDKCLAAVGTPAFRETNFVQELYGLFTHYELSDKVAEIVKAPDVKAEVQVIYQTIEDLHQACPNHKGDWYFTGNYPTPGGTGVVNRAFMNFMENKLVRAY; from the coding sequence ATGAGCGACGCAATAAAACACGAATGCGGAATTGCCTTAATCAGGCTCCGAAAACCGATCGGCTACTATACTGAAAAGTATGGCACGCCCATGTACGGCATCAATAAGCTGTACCTGCTGATGCAGAAGCAGCACAACCGCGGCCAGGACGGTGCGGGTGTTGCCAGCATCAAGATCAACACACTGCCTGGCATCGACTACATCAGCCGCTTCCGCTCGGTGAAAACCCGTGCCATCGACAACATCTTCGGCAAGATCGGGAAAGAGTACAAAGACCTGGTGGAGCAGCAGCCGGACCGCGCCGATGACATGGAGTGGCTGTGGGAAAACATGCCTTTCCTGGGCGATGTATACCTGGGCCACCTGCGCTACGGCACGCACGGCATCAACAGCGTGGACAACTGCCACCCGATGGTGCGCGAGAACAACTGGCGCAGCCGAAGCCTGGCCGTTGCCGGTAACTTTAACATGACCAACGTGGATGAGCAGTTCCAGAAGCTACTGGAACTGGGACAGCATCCGAAGCATAAATCAGACACGGTAACGGTGCTGGAGAAGATCGGCCACTTCCTGGACGAGGAGAACCAGATGCTGTTCGACGAGTTTAAGAAGGGCGATTACACCAACAAGGAGATTACTAGCCTGATTGAGCAGAACCTGAACCTGCGCCGTGTGCTGAAGCGCGCAGGCAAGGACTTTGACGGGGGCTATGCCATGGCGGGCCTCACCGGTTACGGCGCAGCTTTCCTGATGCGCGATCCGAACGGCATCCGCCCGGCCTATTATTACATTGATGATGAGGTGGTGGTGATGGCCTCTGAGAAGCCAGCCATTAAAACAGCCTTCGGCATCGATTACAGCGAGATTAAAGAAGTGACGCCGGGCCACGCCCTGATCGTGGACAAGGCGGGCAACCCTGAGCTGGTGGAGGTAACCGAGCCGCGCGAGAAATTATCGTGCAGCTTTGAGCGCATCTACTTCTCCCGTGGCAACGACCCGGAAATTTATAACGAGCGCAAGAACATGGGTAAGCTGCTTTGCCCCCAGATTCTGGACGCTATCAATTACGACCTCAAAAACACCGTTTTCTCCTACATCCCCAACACGGCCGAAACCTCCTGGCTGGGCATGATGAAGGGCATCGAAAACCACCTGCGCGAGTACCGCAAAAAGGAAATCCTGAACAAGGACCTGACTGAGGAGCAGCTCGACGAGATTCTGCAGTTTAAGCCACGCGCCGAGAAGCTGGTGATAAAGGATGCTAAGCTGCGCACCTTTATCACTGATAACGACAGCCGCGATGACCTGGTAACGCACGTGTACGACACGACTTATGAGGTAGTGAAGAAAGGGGTGGATACGCTGGTAGTACTGGACGATTCGATTGTACGCGGCACCACATTGGAGAAAAGTATCATTAAGATGCTGGACAAGTTGGAGCCGAAGAAGATCATTATCGTGTCGTGCGCCCCGCAGATCCGCTACCCTGATTGTTACGGCATCGACATGTCGCGCATGAAGGAGTTTGTGGCATTCAGAGCACTGCTCGGTTTGCTCGAAGACAGGGGCCAGCTGTATAAGATGGAGGAGACCTATGACAAGTGCCTTGCTGCTGTGGGAACACCCGCTTTCAGGGAGACTAACTTTGTGCAGGAGCTTTACGGCTTGTTCACCCATTACGAACTGTCTGACAAGGTAGCCGAAATCGTGAAGGCGCCGGACGTGAAAGCAGAGGTACAGGTGATCTACCAGACGATCGAGGACCTGCACCAAGCCTGCCCGAACCACAAAGGCGACTGGTATTTTACGGGCAACTACCCAACCCCAGGCGGTACAGGTGTGGTAAACCGTGCTTTCATGAATTTCATGGAAAACAAATTAGTGCGCGCTTATTAA
- a CDS encoding NADH-quinone oxidoreductase subunit N has translation MNEQAVNLSQTLDAIMGGAGMLLPEFLLAFFFLLLVTLDLFKSPALKRLLPWLALTGLFSVLVLQVLGGYTSGNGYFLNLLVKDGLARYGGMLFSAAGIFTVLMSLQHKRLEKLQEGRGEFYALVLILVLGLNLMAKSVNLLMVFLAIETVSIASYILTLTFKEEKRAMEAGLKYILYGALSAGVMLYGMSFFYGFTGTLDYTSQAFAFSLLSADGMLVTVAAILVLAGFFFKISAVPFHFWAPDVYQGASLPVVALFSTGPKMAGVLVLYRFVTNFTDAVAFADVQLLLGIAAAATLLVGNLTALWQRTPRRLLAYSSVSHAGFLLLALLAFGTDYTSSILFYLTVLLFMNFGIFLVLQVAEEQYGVQTLEGFAGLGRIQPYLGVMAVLYLLSLTGLPPLAGFMGKLLVFSNVWEAYSMSGSLLLLALLVLGILLTGVALFYYIKIPFYLFFKGNQSHGNLVISLSDKLLLALFALPLLVLFFKPDLLLNWIERLLTQT, from the coding sequence GTGAACGAGCAGGCAGTAAACTTATCGCAGACGCTGGACGCCATCATGGGCGGGGCAGGCATGCTGCTGCCCGAGTTTCTGCTGGCGTTCTTCTTCCTGCTGCTCGTTACTCTCGACCTTTTCAAGTCTCCTGCGCTAAAAAGGCTGCTGCCCTGGCTGGCACTTACCGGCTTGTTTTCGGTGCTGGTGCTGCAAGTTCTCGGCGGTTATACTTCCGGTAACGGTTATTTTCTGAACCTGCTGGTAAAAGACGGCCTTGCTAGGTACGGTGGCATGCTATTCAGTGCGGCAGGTATTTTTACGGTTTTGATGTCGCTGCAACACAAGCGGCTTGAGAAGCTGCAGGAGGGCAGGGGCGAGTTTTACGCGCTGGTGCTTATACTTGTGCTTGGCCTCAATCTTATGGCTAAGTCGGTGAACCTGCTCATGGTGTTCCTGGCCATCGAAACCGTTTCCATTGCCTCCTACATCCTCACCCTCACCTTTAAGGAAGAGAAACGCGCCATGGAGGCAGGTCTGAAGTACATCCTGTACGGGGCATTGTCGGCGGGTGTGATGCTATACGGCATGTCTTTTTTCTACGGCTTTACGGGTACGCTCGATTATACGTCGCAGGCCTTTGCCTTTAGTTTGCTGTCGGCTGATGGCATGCTGGTAACAGTGGCGGCCATACTTGTACTGGCTGGCTTCTTCTTTAAGATATCGGCGGTGCCCTTTCATTTCTGGGCCCCGGATGTATACCAGGGAGCATCGCTGCCAGTGGTGGCGCTGTTCTCTACCGGCCCAAAGATGGCAGGTGTTTTAGTTCTCTACCGCTTTGTGACAAATTTTACAGATGCGGTGGCTTTTGCCGATGTGCAGTTGTTGCTGGGTATCGCCGCCGCTGCCACGCTGCTGGTGGGGAACCTGACGGCGCTGTGGCAGCGAACGCCGCGCCGGCTGCTGGCCTACTCCTCGGTGTCGCATGCGGGATTCCTGCTGCTGGCGCTGCTGGCTTTTGGCACCGACTATACTTCCAGTATCCTGTTTTACCTCACGGTGCTGCTGTTCATGAACTTCGGTATTTTCCTGGTGCTGCAGGTGGCCGAGGAGCAGTATGGCGTGCAAACGCTGGAAGGCTTTGCTGGCTTGGGCAGGATACAGCCCTACCTGGGGGTAATGGCAGTTTTATACTTGCTCTCGCTAACGGGCCTGCCGCCACTGGCCGGTTTTATGGGCAAACTGCTGGTGTTTAGCAACGTGTGGGAGGCCTATAGTATGAGCGGAAGTCTGCTGCTGCTGGCGCTGTTGGTGCTCGGAATCCTGCTGACGGGGGTGGCCCTGTTCTATTATATCAAGATACCGTTCTACCTTTTCTTCAAAGGGAATCAATCTCACGGAAATTTAGTTATTTCGCTATCAGATAAACTGCTGCTGGCACTGTTTGCCCTGCCGCTGCTGGTCTTGTTCTTTAAACCCGACCTGCTGCTGAACTGGATAGAAAGACTGCTGACTCAGACATAA
- a CDS encoding complex I subunit 4 family protein: MNFILSSLIFTPLLAALFVLLLPARLHKLIKAVALLGALVQMGLAILVYFWFDGAAAANGQQGYQFVEKVNWIGFTLGSLGRFQIDYFVGVDGISISMVLLTGIIGVIGLISSWTITQNIKGYFLLLLLLLTSVMGCFLALDFFLFYLFFEFMLLPMYFLIGIWGGPKREYAAIKFFIYTLVGSLFILLVMIGLYTSVIDPAATAVQMGLLERGTVPGTEVLAQVQQMLQRNQVSNYNLVRTFSIPAMMEPANFIPDSLLHVLSDSRLWDLPLRFIAFLLLFAGFAIKVPSVPVHTWLPDAHVEAPTPISVLLAAILLKVGGYGLIRIVYPIFPDAGAYFAILVGGLGVLSIIYGAMNALAMNDLKKLIAYSSVSHMGFVLLGLASLTIEGVNGAIYMMFSHGIISAMLFLVVGIIYDRAHDRMIQNFRGLANVMPAYTAFVVIAFFASLGLPGFSGFIAELLVLVGGFGAPEATGLLPRWLTVVAVFGLLLSAAYYLWALQRMFFGKYWIFPELRANAIITDLTKREYLMLVPLAVLALLFGIFPHLLLDKIGLTVTGFTELVLQRGQEQLGLILSTLK, encoded by the coding sequence ATGAATTTTATACTTAGCAGCCTTATTTTTACACCCTTGTTGGCGGCACTTTTCGTGCTGCTGCTGCCTGCGCGTCTCCACAAGCTAATAAAAGCGGTGGCGTTGCTGGGGGCGCTGGTGCAAATGGGGCTGGCCATACTTGTATACTTCTGGTTTGATGGCGCCGCCGCCGCCAACGGGCAGCAGGGCTACCAGTTTGTGGAGAAGGTGAACTGGATTGGCTTCACGTTGGGCAGCCTGGGCCGTTTCCAGATCGACTATTTCGTAGGGGTAGACGGCATCAGCATCAGCATGGTGCTGCTCACCGGCATTATCGGCGTAATCGGCCTCATCTCCTCCTGGACCATCACCCAAAACATAAAGGGCTATTTCCTGCTCCTGCTCCTGTTGCTCACGAGCGTAATGGGCTGTTTCCTGGCCCTTGACTTCTTCCTGTTCTACCTGTTCTTCGAGTTCATGCTGCTGCCGATGTACTTTTTGATCGGTATCTGGGGCGGCCCGAAACGTGAATACGCGGCCATCAAGTTCTTTATCTACACGCTGGTTGGCTCGCTGTTCATTTTGCTGGTGATGATTGGGCTTTATACTTCTGTGATCGATCCTGCCGCCACGGCCGTGCAGATGGGACTCCTGGAGCGAGGCACCGTGCCCGGCACAGAGGTGCTGGCGCAGGTACAGCAGATGCTGCAACGCAACCAGGTGAGCAATTATAACCTGGTGCGCACCTTCAGTATTCCGGCCATGATGGAGCCGGCCAACTTCATTCCAGATAGCCTGCTCCATGTGTTGTCTGATTCAAGGCTTTGGGATTTGCCGCTGCGCTTTATCGCGTTTCTGCTGCTGTTTGCCGGTTTTGCCATCAAGGTGCCGTCGGTGCCGGTGCATACGTGGCTGCCCGATGCGCACGTAGAGGCGCCTACGCCTATTTCGGTGCTGCTGGCGGCCATACTGCTGAAAGTAGGAGGGTACGGTCTGATCCGCATCGTGTACCCGATCTTCCCGGATGCCGGTGCCTACTTTGCCATACTTGTCGGAGGGCTGGGCGTGCTCTCTATCATTTATGGGGCAATGAACGCGCTGGCCATGAACGACTTGAAAAAGCTGATCGCCTACTCCTCGGTATCGCATATGGGCTTTGTGCTGCTGGGGCTGGCTTCGCTTACGATTGAGGGCGTGAATGGCGCCATTTACATGATGTTCAGCCACGGCATTATCTCTGCCATGCTGTTCCTGGTGGTCGGTATTATCTACGACCGCGCCCACGACCGCATGATCCAAAACTTCAGGGGACTTGCCAACGTGATGCCTGCTTATACCGCCTTTGTGGTGATTGCTTTCTTTGCCTCGCTGGGCTTGCCTGGCTTCTCCGGCTTTATTGCGGAGCTGCTGGTGCTGGTAGGTGGCTTTGGTGCGCCGGAGGCAACGGGTTTGCTGCCGCGCTGGCTTACCGTGGTGGCTGTGTTTGGTTTGCTGCTCTCGGCTGCTTACTACCTGTGGGCACTGCAGCGCATGTTCTTCGGCAAGTATTGGATTTTCCCGGAGCTGCGCGCTAACGCCATCATCACTGACCTGACAAAGAGAGAATACCTGATGCTGGTGCCGCTGGCGGTGCTGGCGCTGCTTTTCGGCATCTTCCCGCACCTGCTCCTCGACAAAATAGGCCTTACGGTCACAGGTTTTACCGAACTGGTGCTACAACGCGGTCAGGAGCAGTTGGGATTAATTTTATCAACGCTTAAGTAA